Proteins encoded in a region of the Anoxybacillus amylolyticus genome:
- the crcB gene encoding fluoride efflux transporter CrcB gives MIYVVVGIAGMVGALLRYYVGVSIPTAWLWGFPVGTLLVNFVGSFLLSWFATWSARPSFPLWLKTGIATGFIGSFTTFSTFSVDFLKLLQHHAWKMALLYFLLSVFGGLLCSWSGFRVAKPTVRKGGV, from the coding sequence TTGATTTACGTTGTTGTTGGCATTGCTGGTATGGTTGGGGCGTTGCTTCGCTATTATGTAGGAGTTTCGATTCCGACCGCATGGCTTTGGGGATTTCCAGTCGGAACGTTGCTTGTAAATTTCGTTGGTTCGTTTTTGCTAAGTTGGTTTGCGACATGGTCGGCGCGTCCATCGTTTCCTCTTTGGTTGAAAACAGGAATTGCGACAGGTTTTATCGGTTCGTTTACGACGTTTTCTACGTTTAGTGTTGATTTTTTGAAACTTTTGCAACACCATGCGTGGAAGATGGCGCTTCTCTATTTTTTGCTTAGTGTTTTTGGTGGGCTGCTTTGTTCGTGGAGCGGCTTTCGAGTGGCGAAACCGACGGTACGAAAAGGGGGGGTATAA
- the crcB gene encoding fluoride efflux transporter CrcB has product MSVLLVIIGGFFGAICRFAISQWFISRTKSFPVGTLLVNWFGSFLLGWLFGSDPGENWKLLIGTGFMGAFTTFSTLKWETVQMLINGEKRNAIFYLVLSYCFGILFAYGGYLISR; this is encoded by the coding sequence ATGTCTGTACTACTTGTTATTATCGGCGGTTTTTTCGGAGCGATTTGCCGCTTTGCCATTAGCCAATGGTTTATTTCGCGCACTAAATCGTTTCCCGTCGGCACGTTGCTTGTCAATTGGTTTGGGTCGTTTTTGTTAGGCTGGCTGTTTGGAAGTGACCCAGGGGAAAATTGGAAACTTCTCATTGGGACGGGCTTTATGGGTGCGTTTACGACGTTTTCGACGTTGAAATGGGAAACAGTTCAAATGTTGATAAACGGCGAAAAAAGAAATGCCATTTTTTATCTCGTACTGAGTTATTGTTTCGGCATCTTGTTCGCGTATGGGGGCTATTTAATAAGCCGGTGA